The Sparus aurata chromosome 15, fSpaAur1.1, whole genome shotgun sequence genomic interval GCAGACAGGTGGAGggtgtggtggaggaggaaggtgaTGGAGGTTCTGGTGGTCTCAGGGTCCACAGTCTAGAACCTGGATGTGGGTCTTCTTCTCCCAGGAAATGATCCAAACCTCAAAGTGACACTGAAACGTCTGCAATCACAACAGGAAGTTGGTTTTCACACTAAAGCTCTCTAATGAACAAATGCTTTATTGTGACTCTGGACAGGAAGTGTTcggactgttcctttaaaacgTGACCAGGTGTGAGACTGActcacctgctgcagctcacctgcaGGCTGGAAGTCACAGTGGGACAGGTTCTTGTTGTGGTCTCGTTTACGGCAGACGGTTCTGGAAATCTGCAGCTCTACAATGTACCGGACCCCCTTcaccagctgacacacacacacacacacacacacacacacacacacgtacagcaGAGGAACTGAGTCCAGgaggtgcgttcaggaacagctgcgacaaatcctactgattctacctttaactttaatataaCGTGAGCTTCAGGTAGCTTTGACTTGTTTGATActcatttcagagcctgtaatctattactttactggagtaaacaagttgaatcagtactACTTTACACCAGCACGTGAACGTCTCCTGGAGGACAGACTCCTGAGACATGGACCAGAGAGATCCCGCCCTCGACCTTTGACCCCACAGGTGTGATGTGTTTCTGGTGTCCATACCTGCCGCTGTGCTCTTTGGATGGCGGAGGGTTTGAAGAGGAAGGCGTCGTTTGATTGGTTGTTGTAGTAGTAGGCGGCGGTGAGGACGACCTTCTGCAGTCTGGGGTCGTTCCTGCTGATGTTGTACGGAGAGCCAGGCATGAGGCCGCCATGACGGCCGCCATGACGGCTGCCCGCCAGCAACGACGGCCCTGAGAGACGAGAGACCACCTCTGAAACCATGCTCACTGATTTAACTCAAGAACCGGACTTTAACTCAAGAACCGGACAAcattgaggtatttgtacttcagtatttctttcattattAACACATTAGACGGTCTGAggtcagttagtgatgtgttctctgctgacgagctgatggagacgtctgatgtttaaatcaagtctcagctgcttcagttgttcagcagaacgctgcagctctgttttactgtgaagctccagaactgttctgtggaccacCACACTGCACTGACTCTCGTTTGTTTCTTTGCTGACATGATTCTTACAGAAGACTCAGGGACCTGTAAGAAGCATCTCAGAGCTAATCTTCATCTACGTCAGTACTAAAACCAGAGTTTGTGTGCACGGTGTAAATATTGATCTTTCAGGGCGTTGTAACTGCAACAGACGAGTGAAGAGACTCAGAAACTAACAATGAGAGTTAATTCATCCAGAACATCTTCAACTTTCTCCTGTTTTCTTATGTTCTGTACTTTTTGTTTCCTcatcagacagtcagacagatcCTGAAGTTCCTGTTCCTGAAGGCATCACAGTGACACTTAGACTTCAGGTGTCTGACTGTCTTTGAACGCAGCAGACTAAAGAGGGGGCAACAAGTTTCAGAGTTTTCAGAAATAATAAGAAACAGAAAGTTGGAGCCGTTCTGGATTAAAGAGGCTTCTGGTTCAGATTCTTTGTCTTTTCACCTTCGACCACAAACAGAAATGGAACTTGAGCCGCAGTTTGTTTCTCGTCTCGTCAGCTGGTTTCTGATGAAGACAAACAGACGAGTGTCTGAAACACTGAACATgagctgctctctctgtctgaacACTGTTTCCACGTGTGATTCAGTCTGAAGCTCAACGCTGTTTGTTTGATCTGTTCTCAAAATTCAGGTTCTGATTCtaaaaatgcagcaaaacagTCAAAAGAAGCTGAAGGAGTCAGAGTCTGCTGCTGCGTCACGTCGTCGTCACGCTGACAGGACGAGGTTTGACGTCTGAACAGTTTTATCTTCAGTTTTTTTATCTAAACTCAAAATTTAACCAAAACAGTTTTAAAGTATAAAAAGAAGGAAGTGGATCAGAAAAGAGATCAGTTGTAAAAAGAGCCGCAGGAATCTGAAGTCAACACAAAGTCAAACtaacaaactgacatttaaCATGTTGCAGCTGTAAAATAAGAGTTAGTTGAtgaaggaaacaggaagtgatgaagaTTGTTACCCAGAGTGGCGAGCAGAGAGACGAGCAGCAGCGTCTTCACTCCCATCATGCACTCTgtcggtctgtgtgtgtttcctgtgaggCGGCGACACTCTGACCACAgatcagcgtgtgtgtgttcactcctgctgtttgtgtgactcaaacatgtgatgtcacttcctgtcagtaCAAACACTTCCTGTACCTGCTCAGAGCCTTCAGTCAGGTTTCATCCTGacagagctcacagcagggagccatgtaactaagtacatttaccatactttactttactcttccactccactacatgtatttggtcactttagttactagttactttacagattacttgctgcatcagagccaaatagAAGTTATCTGATctgaaaacagattaaaaactAATTCTGACCACAAACATGATTATTATTGgatctgtgtgggagtgtgggAGTGGCCtaacagagtgtgggagtggcCTTACAttgtgtgggaatgtccttacagagtgtggaggtgtccttacatagtatgggagtgtccttacagagtgtgtgaCTGTCCTTagagagtgtgggagtgtccttacattgtgtgggaatgtccttacagagtgtggagGTGTCCTTACATactgtgggagtgtccttacagagtgtgtgaCTGTCCTTagagagtgtgggagtgtccttacagagtgttggagtgtccttacagtgtggatgtgtccttacagagtgtgggagtgtccttacagagtgtgggagtgtccttacatagtgtgggaatgtccttacatagtgtgggagtgtccttacatagtgtggaggtgtccttacatagtgtgggaatgtccttacatagtgtgggaatgtccttacatagtgtgggagtgtccttacatagtgtgggagtgtccttacagagtgtgtgaCTGTCCTTagagagtgtgggagtgtccttacagagtgttggagtgtccttacagtgtggatgtgtccttacagagtgtgggagtgtccttacagagtgtgggagtgtccttacatagtgtgggaatgtccttacatagtgtgggagtgtccttgcaGAGTGTGGaggtgtccttacagagtgtggaggtgtccttacagagtgtgggattgtccttacatagtgtgggagtgtccttacagagtgtgtgaCTGTCCTAACACAGTGTCTGACTGTCCTTACAGAATGTGGGAGTGGCCTAACAGAGTGTGGAGGTGTtgttacagagtgtgggagtgtccttacagagtgtgtgactgtccttacacagtgtctGACTGTCCTTACAGAATGTTGGAGTTTCCTTACAGAGTGTTGGAGTGTCGTTACAGAGTGTTGGAGGTGTCGTTACAGAGTGTGGaggtgtccttacagagtgttggagtgtccttacagagtgttggaggtgtccttacagagtgttggagtgtccttacagagtgttggaggtgtccttacagagtgttgGAGTTTCCTTACAGAGTGTTGGAGTGTCGTTACAGAGTGTTGGAGGTGTCGTTACAGAGTGTGGaggtgtccttacagagtgttggagtgtccttacagagtgttggaggtgtccttacagagtgttggagtgtccttacagagtgttggaggtgtccttacagagtgttggagtgtccttacagagtgttggagtgtccttacagagtgttggaggtgtccttacagagtgttggagtgtccttacagagtgttggatgtgtccttacagagtgttggagtgtccttacagagtgttggagtgtccttacagagtgtggagGTGTCCTTACAGAATGTGTGACTGTAAACGTGGAGCAAGTCAGAACTTCCTGATGAtgatttaaacacaaacacaaacgttTCAGTGGAAGTacaacatttagattttattaGCGAGCACTTTAAGTCcagataacaataaaaaaaaagagagagaagaagaaaaacaaccaatcaaagagcagctctgtgtgttttgcagctgggcaggaagtgtgtgtgtttttaatgaatcaATCTTAATGCTAGGCTAACCACACCTCTGCACTGGACACCAGCAGTCACATGGTAGAAACATATGAATATGTGTGATGTGAGCAGATGTCAAAGTACAGTTGGATGATAAATGTTGACATGTGGACACAGAACCGTTCAACGCGGTCCAAGATAAATCGGACCCACAGAATCTTTTTTTCACCATAAAATCGCTCTGATTAATTTGTTTGCTTGTGATAATTTTGTTGATCGGGTTGATATCTGCGTTCGGTCTGACATTAATGGAATCATAAGACTTATGTCATGACTTATATCAGACCTTCAGAATAGAAGCATTGATAAGATAGATAAGTCATTTCTGATTAGAAGCAATCAGCTGTGAATATTGTAATAAGTCAGtgatcagccaatcagagcacagaAATGAGTCACATTAATAATTTATCATTTCTAGCAATAACTGGTGTGATTGGTCCGTTAATTAGAGCAGATGAGATGTGAAGTGTTTCTCTGACACAACTTTGAATCAGCTGCTGCTTAGATGACTAAGTTCAAGAACAACAGTTCCCATGATGCTTCAGCTgctgtaaacaggaagtataACAATGCAGTGGATTCAGTCTGGCTGCATGTTGAACCCTGTTTTACGTCCACATCAGTTGTGATTGATGTGGTCAGACTGTCTTCACTGAGCCGAAccgtccagcagcagctcctgacGGCAGCTCACTCAGGGAAGAGCTGAGCACCGTCACTGATCGCTGCTACACTGAAGAAACTTAAAAACAGGAAGATTCTCAGGCACATTCTGAATGGTGATAATTCTTTCACCTCTCAGTGGACTCATGGGAGTTTGTTCCGGATGGACATCAGTGATAACGATCTCAGGAAGTGAATCAGATCCACATCAGGACAAATGAATCAGTCGCTCGTTGGTTCCACATGTTGTCTGAAGGCTGCAGCTGCACCACAGCAGACGAATGTGTTCAGCCATGTGACCTCTGGTGAGCGTACTGGTgtgtctgctgcaggtgtgtctgcaGGGAGGATATACAGaagagtgtgtgtttcagcCCTTTAGCTCAGGTATTTATATGTGAAGCTGCCAAGAATGAGACAAAGACCGAGCTCTCGTTTCCCAAACCATCTGACCCAAACGAGTCCAGACCGACCAATCACATCCAACGACActccagaaataaaaacaaaagaagtttAATCGAGTTTCCATCAGCAACGTTTGAGTCACATTTCTATAGATCTGTTTTGTCGCCATCTTTGTTGTTTACTGTCTTCTTACGCGATGTTACTGATTAACGCTGCAGTGAAATGAGATTTCATCGGCTGATGGGGGAAACGGACCAATCAAGAGCTGCAGTGTGACTGAAGAGGCTGCTGAATTTGAGATTTTACATGAGAACAGTTATGAGCTCAGCTGGCGGAGCAGCGtctcatgtacagaggcttcgggggttcgagtcccggcctggaGACCTTATAAAATACTAACAAAGGCGATTTATGATCATCGCAGCCAATAATCGGTCAACATTTCAACATATGGagaattttacttttacttacacTTTTACTTTGTACGACTCACAGGAAGTGAAGTNNNNNNNNNNNNNNNNNNNNNNNNNNNNNNNNNNNNNNNNNNNNNNNNNNNNNNNNNNNNNNNNNNNNNNNNNNNNNNNNNNNNNNNNNNNNNNNNNNNNNNNNNNNNNNNNNNNNNNNNNNNNNNNNNNNNNNNNNNNNNNNNNNNNNNNNNNNNNNNNNNNNNNNNNNNNNNNNNNNNNNNNNNNNNNNNNNNNNNNNNNNNNNNNNNNNNNNNNNNNNNNNNNNNNNNNNNNNNNNNNNNNNNNNNNNNNNNNNNNNNNNNNNNNNNNNNNNNNNNNNNNNNNNNNNNNNNNNNNNNNNNNNNNNNNNNNNNN includes:
- the cst7 gene encoding cystatin-F isoform X1, encoding MMGVKTLLLVSLLATLGPSLLAGSRHGGRHGGLMPGSPYNISRNDPRLQKVVLTAAYYYNNQSNDAFLFKPSAIQRAQRQLVKGVRYIVELQISRTVCRKRDHNKNLSHCDFQPAGELQQTFQCHFEVWIISWEKKTHIQVLDCGP
- the cst7 gene encoding cystatin-F isoform X2; the protein is MMGVKTLLLVSLLATLGPSLLAGSRHGGRHGGLMPGSPYNISRNDPRLQKVVLTAAYYYNNQSNDAFLFKPSAIQRAQRQLVKGVRYIVELQISRTVCRKRDHNKNLSHCDFQPADVSVSL